The following proteins come from a genomic window of Maribacter sp. HTCC2170:
- a CDS encoding alpha/beta hydrolase: MPYWVYISLLILGIYLGISVLLYFLQDYLMFKPEKLHKDFEFHYENQEIEEYNVETRDGAIINGIRFKSKEPKGVVFYLKGNSKSIKGWGKFAVDFTRHGYDVLMVDYRGFGKSTGTRTQKAIKRDLQMIYDKIKEHTPEKYIILYGRSLGSGFAAKLASMNNPRMLILDAPYYSLSKVAKKYIPFMPLSLLLKFPMPTYKWLKYVNCPIHIIHGTDDRLIPYKTSVKLSKIKPKYTRLYTVIGGGHKNLNTFPDYHKMLSEIILTRPKEVDLKGSSINVRHSSKRSNAKV, from the coding sequence ATGCCGTATTGGGTTTATATTTCACTTCTGATTTTGGGTATTTACCTGGGTATAAGTGTTCTGCTTTATTTTTTACAGGATTACCTGATGTTTAAGCCTGAAAAACTTCACAAGGATTTTGAATTTCATTACGAGAACCAGGAGATTGAGGAATATAATGTAGAAACGAGAGATGGGGCAATAATCAACGGTATTAGATTCAAATCAAAAGAACCCAAAGGTGTTGTTTTTTATCTAAAAGGAAACTCAAAGAGTATCAAAGGCTGGGGTAAATTCGCTGTGGACTTTACGCGACATGGTTATGATGTATTGATGGTTGATTATCGTGGTTTTGGCAAAAGCACGGGTACACGAACCCAAAAAGCCATAAAAAGGGACCTTCAAATGATTTACGATAAAATCAAGGAACATACTCCTGAAAAATATATAATTCTTTATGGGCGTTCTTTGGGCTCTGGTTTTGCTGCAAAACTGGCATCTATGAATAACCCTAGAATGTTGATATTGGATGCCCCTTATTATAGTTTGAGCAAGGTAGCCAAGAAGTACATTCCTTTTATGCCTTTATCATTACTTTTGAAGTTTCCCATGCCCACATACAAATGGTTAAAATACGTGAATTGTCCTATACATATCATCCATGGAACAGATGATCGATTAATTCCATATAAAACCAGTGTAAAACTCTCTAAGATAAAACCAAAATACACTCGTTTGTATACTGTGATAGGTGGAGGACACAAAAACTTGAATACTTTCCCCGATTATCATAAAATGCTCTCAGAAATTATTCTCACAAGACCAAAAGAAGTAGATTTGAAAGGTTCAAGTATAAATGTTCGTCATTCTTCAAAACGTAGTAATGCGAAAGTTTAA
- a CDS encoding alpha/beta hydrolase yields MLYFLQEKIIFLPTKLPQDYEYSFSHNFEELNLKTDDGSVLNALHFKKVNPKGLILYFHGNAGDLSRWGKITSSFVDKGYDVLVMDYRTYGKSTGKLSELALHNDAQLFYEYALRHYEESKITLYGRSLGTGLATKLASTNNPIRLVLETPYYSLLEVARNRFPFLPLDWLLKYKILSYEFIQNVSCPITVFHGTNDTVVPYESGKKLYDAIPHNSKKLFTIECGGHNNLVDFKTFSKGIEEALE; encoded by the coding sequence ATGCTCTATTTTTTACAAGAGAAAATAATTTTTCTTCCAACGAAGTTGCCTCAGGATTATGAATATTCTTTCTCACATAATTTTGAAGAGTTAAACTTAAAAACAGACGATGGCTCAGTTCTTAATGCCCTTCATTTTAAGAAAGTTAACCCAAAAGGGTTAATCCTTTACTTTCACGGTAATGCTGGCGATTTATCACGCTGGGGAAAGATAACATCTTCATTTGTTGATAAGGGTTACGATGTTTTGGTAATGGATTATCGCACCTATGGAAAGAGCACTGGTAAATTGAGTGAATTGGCTTTGCATAATGATGCACAATTATTTTATGAGTATGCATTGAGGCATTATGAGGAATCAAAAATAACATTGTATGGAAGGTCTTTAGGGACAGGGTTAGCCACTAAGCTGGCCTCAACCAATAACCCAATCAGGTTAGTGTTGGAAACGCCATACTATAGTCTTTTGGAAGTTGCAAGAAACCGTTTTCCGTTTTTACCTCTTGATTGGTTGTTGAAATACAAGATTTTATCCTATGAATTTATACAAAATGTGAGCTGTCCCATCACTGTTTTTCATGGTACTAATGACACTGTGGTGCCTTATGAATCGGGAAAAAAATTGTATGATGCAATTCCCCATAACTCAAAAAAACTTTTTACCATCGAGTGCGGTGGGCACAATAATCTTGTTGATTTTAAGACATTTTCAAAAGGAATCGAGGAGGCACTGGAATAA
- the cysM gene encoding cysteine synthase CysM, which translates to MSNSILDLIGNTPLVESKVVNTNPKVKLLFKMEGHNPGGSVKDRAAYNMISERLASGTISKNSKLIEATSGNTGIALAMIAGIYGLDIELVMPENSTKERVQTMRAYGAKVTLTPTDVGIEGARDYAEAKVNNEGFVSLNQFANDHNWMAHYKTTGPEIWKDTSGEITHFVSAMGTTGTIMGTSTYLKEQNPEVQIVGVQPTDGSKIPGIRKWPKEYLPKIFDPKKVDKVIEVSDVEAREMAKRLAKEESIFAGISSGGAAAAAVKLANTLDYGTIVSIICDRGDRYLSSDLFD; encoded by the coding sequence ATGTCTAATTCCATCCTTGACCTAATAGGCAATACTCCCTTAGTGGAATCAAAGGTTGTCAATACAAACCCCAAAGTGAAACTTCTTTTCAAAATGGAAGGTCATAATCCTGGAGGAAGTGTCAAGGATCGTGCCGCCTATAATATGATAAGCGAAAGACTTGCAAGCGGAACTATATCAAAAAATTCAAAACTAATTGAAGCCACAAGCGGTAACACTGGAATAGCGTTGGCTATGATTGCTGGAATCTACGGATTGGATATTGAATTGGTCATGCCTGAAAACTCCACAAAAGAACGCGTACAAACAATGCGAGCTTATGGGGCCAAGGTGACACTTACCCCAACAGATGTTGGAATCGAAGGCGCGAGGGATTATGCTGAGGCAAAGGTTAATAACGAAGGTTTCGTATCCTTAAACCAATTTGCCAATGACCACAATTGGATGGCGCATTACAAAACCACCGGACCCGAGATTTGGAAAGATACCAGTGGCGAAATAACCCATTTTGTTTCTGCCATGGGTACAACTGGTACTATCATGGGGACTTCTACCTATCTAAAGGAACAAAATCCTGAGGTTCAGATTGTAGGGGTACAACCCACAGATGGTTCAAAAATTCCTGGGATTCGAAAATGGCCCAAAGAATATCTACCAAAAATCTTTGACCCAAAAAAAGTAGATAAGGTCATTGAAGTCAGTGATGTTGAAGCCCGTGAGATGGCCAAAAGATTGGCAAAGGAAGAAAGTATTTTTGCAGGAATAAGCAGCGGTGGTGCTGCGGCAGCTGCAGTAAAACTTGCCAACACCCTAGATTATGGTACTATTGTCTCCATTATTTGTGACCGAGGTGACAGGTATCTTTCCTCAGATTTATTTGATTGA
- the epsC gene encoding serine O-acetyltransferase EpsC, with amino-acid sequence MDHQSIIKSIQQHKKQPNLRYALKEKVEVFTTHLFYTLFDIDTPVADNLKKLEIEFTELTDLACWETTKPCGKIWERYLSSLPAVLESLNLDAEAIVNCDPASLSIEEVYMAYPGFYAIAIYRLAHELYKEGFPLVPRLMTEYAHGKTGVDINPGAQIGKSFFIDHATGVVIGESAIIKDNVKIYQGVTLGALYVNKELQQTKRHPTIEDNVTIYANATILGGDTIIGANSTIGGNAWVTSSVPANSTVFHTPEIKIKTATNV; translated from the coding sequence ATGGACCATCAATCGATTATTAAAAGTATTCAACAACATAAAAAACAGCCTAATCTAAGGTATGCTTTAAAGGAAAAGGTAGAGGTATTTACAACTCATCTTTTTTACACCCTATTTGATATTGACACTCCTGTTGCCGACAATCTTAAAAAATTGGAGATTGAATTTACCGAGCTAACAGATTTAGCATGCTGGGAGACAACAAAACCTTGTGGAAAGATTTGGGAACGTTACCTATCTTCTTTGCCGGCGGTTTTGGAAAGTCTTAATCTAGATGCCGAAGCCATAGTGAACTGTGATCCTGCCTCACTATCAATTGAGGAAGTATACATGGCATATCCTGGTTTTTATGCCATTGCGATATATAGATTAGCCCACGAACTTTATAAAGAAGGATTTCCTCTTGTACCGCGTTTAATGACCGAATATGCACATGGTAAAACCGGTGTGGACATTAACCCTGGTGCCCAAATCGGAAAATCGTTCTTCATTGACCATGCAACAGGTGTAGTTATAGGGGAATCAGCAATCATTAAAGACAATGTTAAAATATATCAGGGTGTAACCTTAGGAGCTCTTTATGTTAATAAGGAATTGCAACAAACCAAAAGACACCCCACTATTGAAGACAATGTTACAATATATGCAAATGCCACAATCCTTGGAGGCGATACCATAATTGGGGCAAATAGTACTATTGGTGGTAATGCTTGGGTGACTTCATCGGTCCCTGCTAATTCAACGGTGTTCCATACCCCAGAGATAAAAATAAAAACTGCAACGAATGTCTAA
- a CDS encoding DUF2461 domain-containing protein — MLKPIITKEVFQFLKELEKNNTREWFAENKVRFKSLETDVKAFYSSAMDNLKLHDEIEKMKIFRIYRDVRFSKDKTPYKAHFGGSFARAGARLRGGYYIHLKPGDSFIATGFWEPNKEDLLRIRKELELDADEFRKVIGTKKFKANWGDLVGDEVKTAPKGFNKEHENIDLIKKKQYIFVRKFTDKEVLSSNFAKQIDDSFKAIRPYFDLMSDVLTTNLNGESLLD; from the coding sequence ATGCTAAAGCCAATAATTACTAAAGAAGTATTTCAATTTTTAAAAGAATTGGAGAAAAACAATACTCGGGAATGGTTTGCTGAAAACAAGGTGAGGTTTAAGAGCTTGGAAACTGATGTCAAAGCTTTTTATTCGTCTGCTATGGACAATTTAAAACTACATGATGAAATTGAGAAAATGAAGATTTTCCGAATATACAGAGATGTTAGGTTCTCGAAGGATAAAACACCGTATAAAGCTCATTTCGGGGGCTCATTTGCTAGGGCAGGAGCACGATTAAGAGGTGGTTATTATATTCATCTGAAGCCTGGTGATAGTTTTATTGCCACAGGTTTTTGGGAGCCTAATAAAGAGGATTTGCTACGTATTCGAAAGGAACTGGAGTTGGATGCCGATGAGTTTAGAAAGGTTATAGGTACTAAGAAATTCAAGGCCAACTGGGGAGATTTGGTCGGTGATGAAGTGAAAACTGCTCCAAAAGGTTTCAATAAGGAACATGAAAACATTGATCTTATAAAAAAGAAACAATACATCTTTGTTCGTAAGTTCACTGATAAAGAAGTTTTGTCCTCGAATTTTGCCAAGCAAATTGACGATTCATTCAAGGCAATAAGGCCTTATTTTGATTTAATGAGTGATGTGCTTACAACTAACTTAAATGGAGAGTCGTTATTGGATTAG
- a CDS encoding DUF72 domain-containing protein: MKFGKVEHPELIDFSIPSDHPDTEVVLSKHKTNKPLQVYVGCAKWNRQDLKNFYPRGTKDELQYYSTQFNCIELNATFYRIFPGEQYTKWYDKTPENFKFFPKIVQNVSHLRRLNDQAYPILDEYLNVTSNLKEKLGTIFLQMHGNFGPKNWDRVVRFVEYWPKEFRLAMEFRHTDWFTDDKVSQELYHLLEENNISNVLVDTAGRRDLMHMRLTNDEAFIRYVGANHASDYSRLDDWVDRLCKWQQQGLKHLHFFVHQNLELASPLLSAYIIPKLNQKLGCDLITPKTLVGDSPPKPF; encoded by the coding sequence ATGAAATTTGGAAAAGTAGAGCATCCAGAACTGATTGATTTTTCCATCCCATCGGATCACCCAGATACTGAGGTGGTTTTGTCGAAGCATAAAACCAACAAACCTCTTCAAGTCTACGTTGGTTGTGCAAAGTGGAACAGACAAGATCTCAAGAACTTTTATCCCCGGGGTACCAAAGATGAATTACAATATTATTCGACCCAGTTTAATTGTATTGAGTTGAATGCCACTTTTTACCGCATATTCCCAGGCGAACAGTATACAAAATGGTACGATAAGACCCCTGAAAATTTCAAGTTTTTTCCGAAAATAGTACAAAATGTGAGCCATCTAAGAAGACTGAATGACCAAGCATACCCTATTTTGGACGAATACTTAAATGTAACTTCCAACCTAAAAGAAAAGTTAGGAACCATCTTTTTACAGATGCATGGTAATTTTGGCCCTAAAAACTGGGATAGAGTAGTGCGCTTTGTTGAATATTGGCCAAAGGAATTTAGATTGGCTATGGAATTTAGGCATACAGATTGGTTTACAGATGATAAGGTATCGCAAGAACTTTATCATTTACTGGAAGAGAATAATATTTCCAATGTTCTGGTCGACACTGCTGGCAGAAGAGATTTAATGCACATGCGACTTACAAATGACGAGGCTTTTATTAGATATGTTGGAGCCAATCATGCGAGCGATTACTCAAGACTTGATGATTGGGTAGATAGGCTTTGCAAATGGCAACAACAGGGCTTAAAACACCTTCACTTTTTTGTACATCAGAATTTAGAATTGGCATCACCCTTATTGTCAGCGTACATCATCCCTAAATTAAATCAAAAACTTGGTTGTGATTTGATAACACCAAAAACGCTAGTGGGAGATTCACCGCCTAAGCCATTTTGA
- a CDS encoding dipeptidase, with amino-acid sequence MKYLIYLASFSLFLSCAEQAKKTEMSEIDSVKEIHEKVITIDTHDDINVNNFTADKNYTQRLPTQVNIPKMEEGGLDVAWLIVYTGQDSLNAAGYEKAKANAMAKFDAIHRLCEEIAPDKIELALTSEDVRRINKAGKKVAMIGVENAYPIGEDLSNFEKYHKLGARYISLSHNGHSQFCDSNTGEVDDIWLHNGLSDLGKEAVKEMNRLGIMIDISHPSKESIVQMIELSKAPIIASHSSARALCDHSRNLDDEQLKMLKENGGVVQTVAFTSYVNTEKSDKLSAYMKEVYAKIADSLGIKMYERSELGALSADERNAFYQNYVKIKDMGKEMVASRPDAPEGVNVADFVDHIDYMVKLIGIDHVGISSDFDGGGGIEGWSDASETMNVTAELVKRGYTVEEIEKLWGGNLLRVLDEVQAIAAELSNN; translated from the coding sequence ATGAAATATTTGATTTATCTAGCCTCATTTTCATTATTCCTTTCTTGCGCTGAGCAAGCGAAAAAAACAGAGATGAGCGAGATTGACAGTGTTAAGGAAATACATGAAAAAGTTATCACGATTGACACTCATGATGACATCAACGTGAATAATTTTACAGCAGATAAAAACTATACACAAAGACTTCCTACTCAAGTAAATATTCCAAAGATGGAAGAAGGCGGGTTAGACGTTGCGTGGCTTATAGTTTATACTGGTCAAGATTCACTGAATGCAGCTGGTTATGAAAAGGCAAAGGCGAATGCAATGGCGAAGTTTGACGCAATCCATAGACTTTGCGAGGAAATAGCACCAGACAAAATTGAACTTGCACTTACCTCTGAAGACGTCCGACGAATTAACAAGGCTGGGAAAAAAGTGGCCATGATAGGTGTTGAAAATGCCTATCCGATTGGAGAGGACCTTTCTAATTTTGAAAAGTACCATAAACTTGGGGCTCGATATATTTCATTATCACATAATGGCCATAGCCAATTTTGCGATTCCAATACTGGTGAAGTTGATGACATATGGTTACATAATGGTTTAAGTGACTTGGGCAAAGAGGCTGTAAAAGAGATGAATAGACTTGGAATAATGATTGATATCTCTCATCCATCCAAGGAGTCCATCGTCCAAATGATAGAGCTGTCCAAAGCTCCAATTATTGCTTCACATTCATCTGCTAGAGCTTTATGTGACCATAGTAGAAACCTAGATGATGAACAGCTGAAAATGCTAAAAGAAAATGGTGGGGTTGTTCAAACCGTTGCATTCACTTCTTATGTGAATACAGAAAAAAGCGATAAACTTTCCGCTTATATGAAAGAGGTATATGCTAAAATAGCAGATTCATTAGGCATAAAGATGTATGAAAGATCCGAACTTGGAGCACTAAGTGCGGATGAAAGAAATGCATTCTATCAGAATTATGTCAAAATCAAGGACATGGGCAAAGAAATGGTGGCCAGTCGCCCAGATGCCCCAGAAGGAGTAAATGTTGCTGACTTTGTAGACCATATCGATTATATGGTGAAATTGATTGGGATAGACCATGTAGGAATCAGTTCTGATTTTGATGGCGGTGGCGGAATCGAAGGATGGTCAGATGCTTCTGAAACAATGAACGTAACGGCAGAATTGGTTAAAAGAGGTTATACAGTAGAAGAAATTGAAAAACTTTGGGGCGGGAACCTTTTAAGGGTTTTAGACGAAGTACAGGCCATAGCTGCAGAACTTTCAAATAACTAG
- a CDS encoding hybrid sensor histidine kinase/response regulator gives MKERKLLNQLDSIESILNDYSFEELRANDSAQLKNSFEVFKNCLEKMIFQHIPASSEQIGLSPDEQNVPNNKPLVFQDKTNNVTKLIANVSHEIRTPLNGIIGFTDLLKEDNLNQNQLEKVEAIQTASHSLLGIINELLEYSKLSEGLESINQDDFNFDSVIDNVMYLCDTLITSEDVVLKSKIDPGIPKILKGDPAKLSQILLNLIGNAVKFVEKGEIILDVSLKNQRNKDIYLEFIISDTGIGISQENLKHIFGYFKQADSYTSVNYGGSGLGLSIVKQIIDLLGGTIEVESELGTGTVFKFTLPYKRGDESGIPTNDFLVIDQFKTKNPLKNKKILVFEDNSMNQHLFKQRLKSWECKSYITDDGPAGLAFLEEHNIDLILMDLRMPGMSGFEITEKIRGHNNPKLRKTPIIAVTADITANEVENCSTFGINDFILKPFSPEALMNKIVRILENNEDMIQKEKEKSKMDVNLKKVNLKPLIEECMGELDFFEELVRLFKVNVIEFIGAYSVHLKNEDYEGIAFASHKLKSGLKMVQADYLLTIVLRIEELSKKEQNLLELKELKTAFLEEYGLVEEAIDIELKDFKNKKKD, from the coding sequence TTGAAGGAAAGAAAATTACTTAACCAACTAGATAGCATTGAGTCGATTCTCAACGATTATTCATTTGAGGAACTGAGGGCTAATGACAGCGCTCAACTTAAAAATAGCTTTGAAGTTTTCAAGAATTGTCTTGAAAAAATGATTTTTCAGCATATACCGGCCAGTTCAGAACAGATTGGACTTAGTCCGGATGAGCAGAATGTTCCAAATAATAAGCCTCTAGTCTTTCAGGACAAAACCAACAATGTTACTAAGCTCATAGCCAATGTTAGCCATGAAATTCGTACGCCTCTCAACGGCATTATTGGATTCACGGATTTACTTAAGGAAGATAATCTGAACCAAAATCAATTGGAGAAGGTAGAAGCCATTCAAACAGCGTCGCATTCTCTTCTTGGGATTATCAATGAACTTTTGGAATACTCCAAACTTTCAGAAGGTCTAGAAAGTATAAATCAGGATGATTTTAATTTTGACAGTGTCATAGATAATGTAATGTACCTCTGTGATACTTTAATCACGAGCGAAGATGTTGTTTTAAAATCAAAAATTGATCCCGGAATTCCCAAGATATTGAAAGGAGATCCCGCCAAGCTTTCACAGATTTTATTGAACCTCATTGGGAATGCTGTGAAATTTGTTGAAAAAGGGGAAATTATCCTGGATGTATCCTTGAAAAATCAAAGGAACAAAGATATTTACCTAGAATTCATTATATCCGATACCGGCATTGGCATTTCTCAAGAAAACCTAAAGCATATATTCGGATACTTCAAACAAGCAGACAGTTATACCTCTGTCAATTATGGCGGTTCTGGTCTTGGATTGAGCATCGTTAAACAAATAATCGATCTTTTGGGTGGAACAATTGAGGTTGAGAGCGAATTAGGGACGGGTACCGTGTTTAAATTCACCTTGCCCTATAAGCGAGGTGATGAATCTGGAATTCCTACAAATGACTTCCTGGTTATAGATCAATTCAAAACCAAGAACCCCTTAAAAAACAAAAAGATATTGGTTTTTGAGGATAATTCTATGAACCAACATCTATTCAAACAACGTTTGAAATCATGGGAATGTAAATCCTATATAACCGACGATGGACCTGCTGGACTTGCATTTTTAGAGGAACACAATATTGACCTTATCCTCATGGATTTAAGAATGCCAGGAATGAGCGGTTTTGAGATTACAGAAAAAATACGAGGTCACAATAACCCAAAATTAAGAAAAACCCCAATCATAGCCGTAACAGCAGATATAACTGCAAACGAAGTTGAGAATTGCAGTACGTTTGGAATAAACGATTTTATCTTAAAACCGTTTAGCCCCGAGGCGTTGATGAACAAGATTGTAAGAATTCTGGAAAATAATGAAGATATGATCCAAAAAGAAAAAGAGAAAAGTAAAATGGATGTGAACTTGAAAAAGGTAAACCTGAAGCCCTTAATTGAAGAATGTATGGGTGAGTTAGATTTTTTCGAAGAGCTGGTTAGACTTTTTAAAGTAAACGTGATTGAATTTATTGGTGCATATTCAGTCCACTTAAAAAATGAGGATTATGAAGGTATTGCCTTTGCATCACATAAATTAAAGTCTGGACTAAAGATGGTGCAAGCAGATTATTTGTTGACCATTGTTTTGAGAATTGAGGAGCTTAGTAAAAAAGAACAAAATCTATTGGAACTTAAAGAATTGAAAACTGCCTTTTTGGAAGAATATGGGTTGGTTGAGGAAGCTATTGACATAGAGTTAAAGGATTTTAAAAACAAGAAGAAAGATTAG
- a CDS encoding PleD family two-component system response regulator has product MDSKKLLLAEDDELLASLLNYRLQKEGYEVVLSNNGKEVKEQLIREIPDLIVSDIMMPYFSGLELVDYVRNELSLEIPIIIVSSAGNEENVLKAFDLGANDFISKPVSPAELIMRINRELRKR; this is encoded by the coding sequence ATGGATTCAAAGAAACTTTTACTCGCAGAGGATGATGAACTATTGGCCTCATTACTAAACTATCGACTTCAAAAGGAAGGATATGAGGTGGTTTTAAGTAATAATGGCAAAGAAGTAAAGGAACAATTGATAAGGGAAATACCTGATTTGATTGTTAGCGATATTATGATGCCATATTTTTCTGGTTTAGAGCTTGTGGATTATGTCCGCAATGAGCTTAGTTTGGAAATACCAATAATAATAGTTTCATCAGCAGGAAATGAAGAGAATGTATTGAAAGCATTTGATTTAGGTGCTAATGATTTTATTTCAAAACCAGTAAGTCCTGCCGAATTGATAATGCGAATAAACCGGGAATTGAGAAAGAGATAG
- a CDS encoding HEAT repeat domain-containing protein: protein MDKKRELSPMISEFIFYTDDATKEEKSTYIDHKIHIRELLNDDFDRKVLASTLIELRKDVSGQAQNQLIDLYKNLGLHLDAYEKLKSWRWEVVAKGILELTQMQVTESYQVIVRFINDRRSTVRKQAEIATITLKNEGIMYFMDTTKYKISEWQQLSLLEILRNNKDFDPPQFKAWLTSKNKHVVLFALRLIKHYSQNDAKAALIELLKHRNDHIKLEAIGCLKIFNVVESKDMLKLVFWRCSTEVKIAILGAISELGDTGDIGFLKQIERKRLDFTVKSKALSAINSIVPESIMPTEGIEKVSNIKIPEDAIENSTEKEVKEDAQIEYEDYKTQDSLPKDLNSQLIAGEEEPQSNIDAEGLEVRDLEVNYEELDFLPIVSAESEDEIQDNIKDLDIDYEELVVECANNEEQMELECPEIDLTDRELDFLPIVTADETTIEINDILENIEVVYDEIKATQEIKEDTETIDNSEFVTTKEDLKFLPIVVSDDIDDVLTNDNDLFEKSIEEFDKEYNQALIEKERTVIEEILESNFRMEQERLAEISTIEVECEELISDEKVVAEDNDFIDWATTKDEETEIYDTNEEFEIESILSLIPKSYKFDDRTIILIQLLSDIEQLGDHREIPLLTDLLLEEPRPLIRERIQDVIYGIEKKNDLKNETVRHSVFEELFKSCDTESKFILMDQMVAIGDEKEFVFLTKLLEDTNIEISTKAESTLRLLEERLSDKALREMNVEAHDLTGSHKISLTDQDEDLLVFTDEFILESQEGDLINNMNQPISDTNLNTGFLSQLMSIPNRLLEKLNE, encoded by the coding sequence TTGGACAAGAAGAGGGAGCTGTCACCTATGATCAGTGAGTTTATCTTTTATACTGACGATGCTACCAAAGAAGAAAAAAGCACTTATATAGACCACAAAATCCATATTAGGGAATTGTTGAATGATGATTTTGATCGCAAAGTGCTTGCTAGTACTTTGATAGAATTGAGAAAGGACGTTTCAGGTCAGGCACAAAATCAATTAATAGATCTCTACAAGAATTTAGGACTTCATCTTGATGCCTACGAGAAGCTTAAAAGTTGGAGATGGGAGGTGGTCGCCAAGGGAATTTTAGAGCTTACACAGATGCAGGTTACTGAGTCTTATCAAGTAATTGTGCGTTTTATCAATGACCGACGAAGTACTGTAAGAAAACAAGCTGAAATTGCAACGATAACGCTTAAAAATGAAGGGATTATGTATTTTATGGACACCACGAAATATAAAATTTCAGAATGGCAACAACTAAGTCTTTTGGAAATCTTACGAAATAATAAAGATTTTGACCCTCCTCAATTCAAGGCTTGGTTGACTTCGAAAAACAAGCATGTTGTTTTATTCGCTCTTAGACTTATAAAGCACTATAGCCAAAACGATGCGAAAGCCGCTTTGATTGAACTGTTGAAGCATCGTAATGATCACATTAAATTGGAAGCTATAGGCTGTTTAAAGATTTTTAATGTTGTAGAATCCAAGGACATGTTGAAGCTGGTTTTTTGGAGATGTTCTACAGAAGTTAAAATAGCAATTCTTGGTGCCATCAGCGAACTTGGAGATACTGGCGATATAGGATTTTTAAAGCAAATCGAGCGTAAAAGGCTCGATTTTACAGTTAAAAGTAAAGCATTGAGTGCCATAAATTCAATCGTACCTGAGTCTATAATGCCCACTGAAGGCATTGAAAAAGTATCCAATATAAAAATACCAGAAGACGCTATCGAAAATAGCACGGAGAAAGAAGTCAAAGAAGATGCACAAATTGAATATGAGGATTATAAAACCCAAGATAGTCTGCCTAAAGACTTGAACTCACAGTTAATAGCTGGTGAAGAAGAACCCCAAAGCAATATTGATGCAGAAGGGCTTGAAGTTAGAGATTTGGAAGTCAATTACGAAGAATTGGACTTTTTACCAATCGTGTCCGCTGAGTCAGAGGATGAAATACAGGATAATATTAAGGATTTGGATATTGATTATGAAGAATTGGTAGTTGAATGCGCCAATAATGAGGAACAAATGGAATTGGAATGCCCGGAAATTGATTTAACTGATAGAGAATTGGATTTTTTACCAATTGTTACTGCTGATGAAACAACGATTGAGATAAATGACATTCTTGAAAATATTGAGGTCGTGTATGATGAGATAAAAGCTACACAGGAAATTAAGGAAGATACTGAGACAATTGACAATTCAGAATTTGTAACTACTAAAGAGGATTTAAAATTCTTACCTATTGTAGTTTCTGATGATATTGACGATGTCCTTACGAATGACAACGATCTATTTGAAAAATCAATCGAGGAATTTGATAAAGAATATAATCAAGCATTAATTGAAAAGGAAAGAACGGTCATCGAAGAGATTTTAGAGAGCAACTTTAGGATGGAACAAGAAAGACTTGCTGAGATTTCTACTATAGAGGTTGAATGTGAGGAATTGATTTCAGATGAGAAAGTAGTAGCTGAAGACAATGATTTTATCGACTGGGCTACAACAAAAGATGAGGAAACAGAGATTTATGATACTAATGAGGAGTTTGAAATTGAATCCATTTTATCCTTGATACCTAAATCCTATAAGTTCGACGATAGGACAATAATTTTGATTCAATTATTATCAGATATTGAGCAATTGGGTGATCATCGTGAAATTCCACTACTAACGGATTTGCTCTTGGAAGAGCCTAGACCATTGATTAGGGAGAGGATTCAAGATGTTATTTATGGCATTGAAAAGAAAAATGATTTAAAAAATGAAACGGTAAGGCATAGTGTTTTTGAAGAGCTGTTCAAAAGCTGTGATACAGAATCAAAGTTTATTCTTATGGACCAAATGGTTGCCATTGGTGATGAAAAAGAGTTCGTATTCCTTACTAAATTATTGGAGGACACAAATATTGAAATCAGTACAAAGGCAGAGTCAACACTAAGGTTACTTGAGGAGCGACTATCAGATAAGGCACTAAGAGAAATGAATGTTGAGGCACATGACCTTACGGGATCCCATAAAATTTCTTTGACTGATCAAGATGAGGACTTATTGGTTTTTACCGATGAGTTTATTTTGGAAAGCCAAGAAGGTGATTTAATAAATAATATGAATCAACCTATTTCCGATACTAATTTAAATACTGGTTTTTTATCTCAATTAATGTCAATACCCAATAGATTACTGGAGAAATTAAATGAATAA